The following DNA comes from Oreochromis niloticus isolate F11D_XX linkage group LG23, O_niloticus_UMD_NMBU, whole genome shotgun sequence.
agtgcataaatatttattttacgtgtttgatatgtgtggcggggcgtggtctgcagtgccgctgcaggggaggtggacccacctgaggggcatctgcaatcacacctctcgggcgtagtctgtgctctctcggctgttttttgggtgtgtgtcgggctgtgagttgaaaagctacagctggctgggagggtacaccaaccatgtgtgaaaagtggtccataacgtactggttcaaagtgtgttcgtgcaaacattgtcggggtctgccgtggtacagagggacttctgcttatgaacctgtgtgcacagcgtctgcaaatccgggctgtacaaagtgacctcatctttacccaaaactgtaagctgtcatctgtgaggcgcgagcggtgtttgtttttaccataattcatggtggagaatggctgctcttctgagttttgctgtctgtagccgtatgaatggaaaactacacagattagcagcggcataggcacacataaaatttcttctgaaattttcgctttctagtttcaTTTTCATGGTCATTATTATCAAGACAATGATTAAGCCTTATTCTGATTATTTCTCCTGTTTGGAGGTGTAACTTTTACATGACGGGTGTCTGCAAGTCTGCAATGACTCAAGCATCAAACTACAAAACTATTAGAGCGGACATGGTGCTCTAATGGCTGCTTCATTAACGCAGGTCAGAAAGgataaaagaaaatcaataaaTTATGAAACACAAAACGTCTCTTATTAGCACAACACTGCCCAGGGCTCAGGAAGTGAGTGTATTCCTTATAGCCTATTAAACCATAGCATGTTATTTTGATGTGTTACAGATGAAATGGCTATCCAGAAACATTCAGCcacaaaaatgcttttttaatatttttttttttacagctttgCACTTTTACACAAGTTTTATCATCAGTGTCACAATGACTGCTGCTAAAATTGAGTACAAGATATTTGCTGGTCTGATTAAAAGGTCTTGATgcgtgctcaatcatccaggtaagtaaatctccaaaagttgaatctgttcatctggatgtagcgttttcagtgggagaaacgtttcatcactcatccaagtgacttcttcagtctcaactgACTGCAAGTTTACCCAATCTTagaaacagtacatttgcataatgactgaaaccagcccactgaaggaacaatgggctgggaggtcagttcgtTCCTCATGattctgcaaattctcatgaccactgatcaatggccatgagtaccattcacaaaGAGTTgtggaatggctgcaatcacagcattgtaagatggtgaaagatgtacccttaagCCCCCTCCTCAATCCTCAAACTAAAGGTGCACCTTTAGTTTTGTAATTTAATtcttccatccattttctttcgCATATCCCTGGCTgggtcgtgggggcagcagcctaagcagagaaggcCACACCTCCCTCTGACAGAGAGGTCACTACCCAAACCTTGTTACCATAGCTGAAGGTAAGGACGTAGATCGACTGGTAAAgcgagagcttcgcttttactttcagctctctcttcaccacgacagaTCTGTACAGTGTCTCCAGTCTGCGTCTGCAcccgcagcaccaatccatctgtgaACTCCCGTTTCCCTTCTTacatcactcgtgaacaagactgCGAGATCTGTAATTTAATAAAAGCAGTAATTTGTTTGTCAGAGTGCACCATCCATTTCACACCCTGTTCTTTCTTTCCTGTCTTATATGGAAATTCACTTTGTGTAGCTGTTTGGGAGCCTGTTAAACTTCATCTATAGAGAGGTGCTTTATCATTTAGCCAGCTCTTTGAAGCAAAGCAGGTTCAAACTTAAACTTGAAGCTGTGTTAGCACTAATATTCATATTATTATACAAATATTGCCAAAGTACTACAATGAGTTTATGCAAGTAGCGTTTTCTGCAGAAAACTCTCATTGCTAATTAATTACTTTGCTGGTCTGATTAGAGTGATTTGAGTTTTTGAATGACCTCATATGACACAGTAATATCAAGGCTTCTTAGGTGTTGCATCTGTGACTTATTGCTTTGTGACGGACAAGCACAGTTTTAAAATCTGAGGCTAGAGATGAACAGACACAGTGTCTAAGAAACATACagttttcttgccttgtttggatCTGCTCAGAGGAGCTTTGTGTTCATGAAGAAGGATCGTTAATAAAAGTGACACTAACTTGATGTTGTTTGGCATCAATGTTTAATAATCTTAGAATCATTTaatacttcttaaaattataGTCATGTGAATTATCTATTGCAGTTATTGttgacaaaaactgaaaattttcaTCATATTGTATCGTGTAACCATCcaactcacatattaaatgtaaATGATTTGTCGAACTCAAGACATGATGAATGTTCCTGCATTAAAACACATCCAGCCTAGTGTTCTCACTCTACCTAAATGGATCTGTTACATTAGTAATATATGGGAGTTGTGTTTCAGTCTTTTCCACATGAGGACACTTACCTTTAGTTTTTGCTTTACTGATGAGTGGCTGGTTAACCTGCAGTGGTTGAAGTATGTGTCGGTCATCTGGAAGAGTAGGTGTAGAAGATGTCTTTAATTAATGTAATGCTCTGAAGGTGTCAGTGATTACTGTGAATTCATTATAAAACTGGATTTCAGTGAATAAAGTGAATAAAGACAGGCCCTCATGGTGAAGCTCAGGTGTGCATAAAGTGTAACAGGAGagctttgtcatactttcagaTATTTTACATGAGCCagtctttcaaaaaaaaaattcattcaTCCACAGGTATCACAATGCTGATATCTGAAAGTAAACTGATACATATCCCCGACTAGGTTTACTACTAAATAAAGGATCGCCCCAAAATGACCAAATATATAAAGACACTCTccagaagaacaaaaaacacatttacatgtatagATTCATTCCAAACAGCTCTCGTGCCTCCAAACACATACCGATGATTTGTCACATGTTGGGAAGAGAACGTGTTGTTTCCAAAGCACCACAAATTGGGATCTGTAGCTCAGGTAGAGCAGGAAACCTACTAATCAGAAAGTTGCTGGTTCAATCCCCGTCTgctgcagtctgcatgccaaatatccttgggtaagatactaaccccaagttgctctccgatgcatccattgaGAGGATGAATgtgtattacagtttttctcgattgctaaaacacatttcttgaaaCTACGCCTCATATCCGcacaacagtaaacacaaatccaTAACATCTCACTCAATTCCCCAAACATCCTATTTCCAGGTCAAAATGAAGCTCTACACCCAAAACTATTCACTCCTGCTGAAAAACCGAACTTTGCCCTCAGACATCAAACACAAgccctcaaaaacacacacactacaacagAGTTTTGCACACTGGTACAATTAATTCAAAACAATAGTTCCAAAACAATTAGGTTGCTTATGGTTCTCCCCTTCAAAACCCTTGTCAcatgataaacacaaaagacGCAACCAATGTATGTACAGTGGCACATTGTCATTCATGTACTATACAGTACAACACACACCAGAAACATTATCCCACCACAGCATCTTGTCTTTGGTCTGGGTCAGGCCAGAgaatctcatccacatcacaGGCTATATTGGCCCCAGCCAGGCAGCAGGGGTAAAATCCTCTTGCATGCCTGATCCACCCCTGGCATGCATCTACTGATATGTCTAGGCAGGCCTCTTCCACGGCCTGAAGGAGGTGAACACGGACATAAGGTTCTCGGTCATACACTTTCCACCGCCATGCCGAAAATAACTCCTCTATCGGGTTTAGAAAGGGGGAGTATGCAGGCAGAAAGATATTAGAAAACCTTGGGTTATTGGTAAACCAGTCACGAACCAGAGCAGCGCGATGGAAGCTGACGTTATCCCACACAACAACGTAGTGAGGCTGCTCTGGCTGTGCTGGTTCCCTGTAGTCCAGCTGGAACATATGTTGTCTTAAACCATCAAGAAAAGCAAGGAGAAGCATAGTGTTATAGGGTCCTAGTACGGCATGGCGGTGGAGTACCCCTCGTTGGCTGATGGCTGCGCACATAGTGACATTCCCCCCACGCTGACCAGGGACATTTACAATAGCCCGATGGCCAATTATGttcctcccccttttccttcttttggtcAGGTTAAAACCTGCCTCATCCACAAAGATCATTTCATGGGGAACAGGCCGTCCTTCAATCTCAAAGATTCTCTGCAAAACACATAACACAGTAGAGTCAATCGGTACCCTGAACCAAAGTTCAAGAGTGCTGAAATGGCAGCATAAACTGCCATGCTGTGATGGTACACAATACCTTATACAGTATCAAAACTCATACCTGAACATATTCCACACGTTGGTTTTTCACTCTGTCAGAGTTTCGTTCGAAAGGGACTCGGTATGCCTGTTTCATCCGGAATTGATTCTTTCGGAGGATGCGGTCAATTGTGGAGAGGCTGATGGCATTTATGCCTCGAAAAAGATGATCATCCTCAATCACTCTCCTTTGAATCTCTTGCAGGCGGATTACATTATTTCCAATTACCATGTTTACAAGTTCCCTCTCTTGCTCCTCCGACAAAAGCCTTAACCTGCCTCCACCAGGTGGTCGTCTCTGTGTCCTACAAAAATAGAAGCACTCATTACTGTAACTGTCACACATTcattttacaggaaaataatggaaaCATACTGAAACTCAAGACACATAAATTCAGTAACTTAAACGTTACTGTACAAAGCAGTCTTACTGCAAGTACACCTACCTGTTTTCCTCCCTGAAGGTTCTGATGATGGAGGCAACAGTGAAgcgactcaaatttggttgtaCTCGTTGCCCAGCCTCCCTCATAGTCATCCCATGGACAAGGACATGGCCAACTAAAGTGGCTCGAATTTCATCCGAGACTGACTGTCTTCGTGCCCTTGCTCTTCCCCTTCCTTGTCGCCGTCgttctccacctccacctccttcaccacctcctcctcctcttccaccacgtcctcctccttcaccacgtcctctttctccaccacgtcctcctccttcaccacgtcctctttctccaccacgtcctcctccttcaccacgtcctctttctccaccacgtcctcctccttcaccacgtcctctttctccaccacgtcctcctctttcaccacgtcctctttctccaccacgtcctcctctttcaccacgtcctctttctccaccacgtcctcctctttcaccatgtcttctttctccaccacgtcctcctctttcaccatgtcctctttctccaccacgtcctcctccttcaccacgtcctcctccttcaccacgtcctctttctccaccacgtcctcttcctttgcATCTCTTTGGATCCATTGTTTCAAACCTGAATGAGCTGACTTTGGCCCTTTTATCTATCCATCGCAGGTTCTGATTGGTGTGTGCTAAATTTTGACTCCTAGTGTTTCCACCTGGTTAATTGTGTGCTAATTGGGCTCAAGCTATGCTGACTTAAGTTAACATTATTGCATGCTAGTGCTTTCTACATGACTACATGGTGtaagcactgtaaaatgtagggatttgtgtgtagagttttgcagtaCCAGTTCACCAAATTTGAGTCATGTGTCAAAGCAGGGAATAGTGTTTATAGTTCAGGGAAATGGGTGAGCTTTTTGACCAATAGCGTTtatgcactgtaaaatgtaattctagctgtttgttatttcaacatattattctatatcagtttgacgatagatgactgaagttgttgttataacatagaattacaagttaaaaacgtcccaattacaccaaaaaaagctaacttgaaaactcatgtccagctaaatcagcaacttatgtgaacttgacaatgtgggtaagttgagcacagcaggattcaaaactgcctcacgtgactgctaccgaggtgcatcatggggaattggtggttaacgacatgctcactttacttggacgttttctaatcgtcttctttggaatatgctttcaaggtgagtaacattggttataactataaggaaagagagctacaaaagttggagcatgttttgaatttatggcatgatgtgtgtttttctcttttaccgaaatgtttgctttagctaatgtaactttagccgacaaggtccagcttgtgtgtcatgaccaaacttgacttaataaactgacacatggccttttttatgggtttaatgtggcactgaccaaatcacaagtattgtgccgctagctttaaggttgtgcactcaaccactgttgcgatattagcaagctaactcagctaattaataaagcttatttcatattgtctctgtacttgtaaatttctttcaagttcacaggctgttgtattttggtggaagttcattttggcaatatttccaataactggctgggttcaaaaagaactttttggcaggactccgatgcttgttgtcatctgtttactcctatgtaatcacttaagttgttattaactgctgcatgctaagctgcaagagtgcactgaggactgagacaaaatatggtctacaaaccaacattatattagtttttatcagatagtcctccagtgtgtttattttttgctttaattctattgtgcagttatttgttaccctgaaatgctttatgcttaacaacagctcacaattttaacttatttttgaactcttgtgatcagtatgactagattgtgggagtttccatactaaaagagctgtagtgataaagtaattggcatcagagacactgatttttggcatggtatactgcagaagtgttttttttttttttgcataatttaccttttaattaaactgcattctctgtattgtaacaaaactaacattgtttatatgtcagaaaattagcaaacatgaataaatggcgaaaacaatataattataacatatatttttattttacttattttaggtctgtgaagccaaacttgatgctggggatttatttttgtcagtggactcaaatggtaagttacaatttgtgcattttgtcatactggaaacaccacagattatattgtaacttaatagctctgtagaacaaatgatataaagattgtagtgtcagggtacttcttaagaagtaatatggcactattgatgatcacatgcaggtggcataaactaaatattcagacgtgttaccaacaaatgattcattaacaaaagcaatggagcagactgtttaggttcttgtggttgtaataacatccataactgcaggtttgtcattaatttattttcacaggtctagatgatcacatctgtctttgtcatttaaatgaggtggacttgcaaactttgcgctcttttgggtaaattgctgtccactacatatacacagaatgtgcacagtatttcagatctaaaaagggagtatgtaatggacttgctggctttaatgtaaaaagcctgttgtgtaactttaatgaggcagttggactaaaacagtattgctcatcaaggtaaacatctgaggaataaggaaattgttacttgtccttttactcagtgttcttttaatcgcatgtttactaaagttttacatcacataagtcattttcacaatcattctactttaaaagatttcgagacagagcttattgttctctgaacttccttgtttgctgaacggcaggtaaagtgcatctttttgtttgtttgcttttgtgtgtttgtgttttctctaatgggcctcagatgaccgtttgcttaaatttgggtctcaaagaatcttttttttattctgtctgtactctccacccctcttcttctattgctcaggttgaagcagaatttgcccgtcttacatctgttgacctgaaagggttcctttttgctgtgcttgaccattatggagaggttcgtggagctgtacaaaatcaagagcggcataggagggctaactaggctcctAAAATGCTTCaatgatgatgtaagtgttcaactgcgaaatctaatcctttgtttaagttttaggttatccagttcaactgatgaactcattgaaagaaagctgataagtaaagtctgtcatcatatttcacaaccggacatttagtgtggtaacttttacagaatctgtgtatattggtggtaggttggatatcatattctacttgaatgtcctgataagcctgattcaaaatctccaatgataatcatatattgatggaattatgcatcaaaaagctgtgaatttggagctgtctacatgcttcataaacactgtttaaaaaatgtttttgttttgtttttgacttctttgaccagagccctacacaaaggaagaggacagaggacctcattttctaaaggaagatccctcacacactttcaagactgtgaaggttagcattgtttcttttagtaaatttaataatgacagcaccactgtactttttcctcaccaaatgtattattacaagatctttgacactggatttggccTGGGTTTCAGacaaactaactggcaagctagcattgatattattagtgtcttgtgtttattcatgtcttcaccagggtctttgacatttcgctgctgtactgttcacttcagctttatgtttgatttctcacattgtatattgtaatggcagagatattaggatatttaagggcctgcagtggctgctacagctgtggggggcaatactttggtgaaatgtcctggaccctggaaaagagactgtgtagactgggtaagcaattaaaggttactggccgagagtcattgggcagctgggtaaaggtggatgttgacattcagtgccaattatgcaacctg
Coding sequences within:
- the LOC112843915 gene encoding uncharacterized protein DDB_G0271670-like; the protein is SSCPCSSPSLSPSFSTSTSFTTSSSSSTTSSSFTTSSFSTTSSSFTTSSFSTTSSSFTTSSFSTTSSSFTTSSFSTTSSSFTTSSFSTTSSSFTTSSFSTTSSSFTMSSFSTTSSSFTMSSFSTTSSSFTTSSSFTTSSFSTTSSSFASLWIHCFKPE